The Latilactobacillus sakei subsp. sakei DSM 20017 = JCM 1157 genome includes a window with the following:
- a CDS encoding LysR family transcriptional regulator has product MMFKTLEIFKTVYETKNFTTAAQLLFLSQPTVSVQIKQLEESLDVVLFERNGRQQIVPTKQADLFYEQCQQLLDLWHQDLHQLQHQERQAKIPCRIAASHTTAAYFLPALLSRHRAALDALEIEICTLNSSQIIEQLSQHKLDFGFIEKPLTEKDIVRTPLQTDQLVLAGQPTEPWLLRENGSGVYHYTMNYLKENNLTLDNVMTVKSNAIIVQLLRQGLGQSLISSAALLDYPEIPYRPLSKQYQRQFYLVNRKGLPQPIQDFVATLLATPLPIE; this is encoded by the coding sequence ATGATGTTTAAAACGCTCGAAATTTTCAAGACGGTTTATGAAACTAAAAATTTTACGACTGCGGCCCAACTCCTTTTCCTGTCGCAACCAACCGTTTCAGTGCAAATCAAACAACTTGAAGAGTCGCTCGATGTTGTTTTATTCGAACGCAATGGTCGCCAACAAATCGTGCCCACCAAACAGGCGGATTTATTCTACGAGCAATGCCAGCAATTACTGGATTTATGGCACCAAGATCTCCATCAACTACAACATCAAGAAAGGCAGGCTAAAATCCCCTGCCGGATTGCTGCTTCACACACCACGGCGGCCTACTTCTTACCGGCGTTACTTAGTCGCCACCGTGCTGCTTTAGATGCTTTAGAAATTGAAATCTGCACGTTAAATTCCTCGCAGATTATCGAACAGTTGTCGCAACACAAATTGGACTTTGGCTTTATCGAAAAACCATTAACGGAAAAAGATATCGTTCGCACGCCGCTACAAACGGATCAATTAGTTTTAGCCGGTCAACCAACCGAACCGTGGCTCTTACGTGAAAATGGTTCTGGCGTCTATCATTACACGATGAATTATTTAAAGGAAAATAATTTAACGCTCGATAACGTGATGACAGTTAAAAGTAATGCCATTATCGTCCAATTATTACGACAAGGATTAGGCCAATCATTGATTTCAAGTGCCGCATTACTTGATTATCCAGAGATTCCCTACCGACCGCTTTCCAAACAGTACCAACGCCAATTTTACCTGGTTAATCGCAAGGGTTTACCCCAACCAATCCAGGATTTCGTTGCGACATTACTGGCGACCCCACTACCAATTGAATAG
- a CDS encoding NAD(P)H-dependent oxidoreductase yields MKTLVIVSHPEMANSLVQNFLKASATPFQDEVTWHDLATIQQLDIAAEQALLRNHERIIFQFPLYWYAAPASLKTWLDTVLTGEFAFSGRMPLQGKSLGVVVSTGIAGKHFQAGGSEQATLSEILRPYELVARKLGMTYLPPLAIHQFSYLTETARQLLLVDYQRYLTQTTFNFEQKVAWFEQQLRHRQSAATDSDQQQQLALLADQLTEQGELLTDLGWQVQLIRQEEGEG; encoded by the coding sequence ATGAAAACATTAGTGATTGTCAGTCATCCTGAAATGGCCAACTCGCTTGTTCAGAATTTTTTGAAGGCGAGTGCGACACCGTTTCAAGATGAAGTGACTTGGCACGATTTAGCAACCATTCAACAGCTGGATATCGCCGCGGAACAAGCCTTATTGCGCAACCATGAGCGGATCATTTTCCAATTTCCGCTCTATTGGTATGCTGCACCAGCCAGTCTCAAAACGTGGTTAGATACTGTTTTAACTGGTGAATTTGCATTTAGCGGGCGAATGCCGCTACAAGGGAAATCGTTGGGGGTTGTTGTCTCGACCGGGATTGCTGGCAAACATTTTCAAGCTGGTGGCAGCGAGCAAGCAACGCTTTCCGAAATTTTACGGCCATATGAATTAGTCGCACGGAAATTAGGGATGACCTATTTACCGCCGCTTGCGATTCATCAATTTAGTTATTTAACCGAAACAGCCCGCCAATTATTATTAGTTGATTACCAGCGCTATTTAACGCAAACGACTTTTAACTTTGAACAAAAGGTGGCGTGGTTTGAACAGCAGTTGCGACACCGCCAATCGGCTGCGACTGATTCAGATCAGCAGCAACAGCTTGCGTTATTAGCTGATCAGTTGACAGAACAAGGTGAATTGTTAACCGATTTAGGTTGGCAAGTGCAACTGATTCGCCAGGAAGAAGGCGAAGGTTAA
- a CDS encoding alpha/beta hydrolase: MRKLRIVLICVFCLVVGGVIGTLGTTRVAVQGLVSPQKADRQPIVFVPGSGGTNDRFDQLFKTVNQHYRQHSILKVEVMADGQVKTKGQIVWRDKVPLIVVSFENNNDGDENVFKQTEWFEKAMQQLTKQYHFKKFNGVGYSNGGLVLTRYAERYPKEAQLSRLLTIGTPYNGLNASIKDESPMLTDLKSQKEHLSKKMVVYSVGGTTTGGDDGIVPASSVAAGREVFQNQIAHYMSMFVSGNDAKHTSLPENETIVYLIEELIVQQPVDPQKPLSAKLK, encoded by the coding sequence ATGCGAAAATTAAGAATAGTATTGATTTGTGTTTTTTGTTTAGTCGTTGGTGGGGTAATTGGGACACTGGGTACCACTAGAGTTGCGGTTCAAGGCCTGGTTAGCCCGCAAAAAGCGGATCGCCAACCGATTGTTTTTGTACCCGGCAGTGGTGGCACTAATGACCGGTTCGATCAACTTTTTAAAACAGTTAACCAACATTATCGCCAACATAGTATTCTTAAAGTGGAAGTGATGGCGGATGGTCAAGTCAAAACGAAGGGCCAGATTGTTTGGCGCGATAAAGTCCCTTTAATTGTGGTCAGTTTTGAAAACAATAATGACGGGGACGAGAATGTCTTTAAGCAAACTGAATGGTTTGAAAAGGCAATGCAACAGCTGACTAAGCAATACCATTTTAAGAAATTTAATGGTGTTGGCTATTCTAACGGCGGGTTAGTGTTAACGCGGTATGCAGAACGCTATCCTAAAGAGGCGCAATTAAGCCGTTTATTAACGATTGGCACACCCTATAATGGGTTAAATGCCAGCATCAAAGATGAAAGCCCAATGTTAACGGATTTAAAATCTCAAAAAGAACACCTTTCTAAAAAAATGGTTGTCTATTCCGTTGGTGGCACAACGACTGGTGGGGATGATGGCATTGTCCCAGCTTCTAGCGTTGCGGCAGGTCGGGAAGTCTTCCAAAATCAAATCGCCCATTACATGTCGATGTTTGTGAGTGGTAATGATGCCAAACACACAAGTTTACCGGAAAATGAAACGATTGTTTATTTGATTGAGGAACTAATTGTGCAACAACCGGTCGATCCTCAGAAGCCACTGAGTGCAAAATTAAAATAG
- a CDS encoding RluA family pseudouridine synthase, which yields MEIKWQVATQQSQTMKQFLLKNGISQRLYAKIKAQGLPVRLNNRLSSPADQVQNGDQVSLTLPAEPADETVAVSGVPIEVLYEDDYWLVVNKPAGLATIPGPTNTTDTLLNRIKGYWQQNGAIDLVPHIITRLDFDTSGIVLAAKHQVAQSLLQPQIEQHQLQKFYLAVVAGTGLPEFGTIKAPIGRVGVEPRRRVIADGQSAWTDYWRLAQDERLTVLKVQIHTGRTHQIRVHLSDLDHPLVGDQLYEGPLGWGIDRQALHAYQLTFNDPFSQQKRQFTAPIPADIQMILPTKINDKL from the coding sequence ATGGAAATTAAATGGCAAGTCGCCACACAACAATCACAAACAATGAAACAGTTCCTTCTAAAAAATGGGATTAGTCAGCGCCTATATGCCAAAATTAAGGCGCAGGGTCTACCGGTTCGCTTAAATAATCGGTTAAGCAGTCCTGCTGACCAAGTTCAAAACGGCGATCAGGTCAGTCTGACATTACCTGCAGAACCAGCCGATGAAACGGTCGCGGTCAGTGGAGTACCGATTGAAGTGCTCTATGAGGATGACTACTGGTTAGTCGTGAACAAACCGGCTGGCCTGGCAACAATCCCTGGACCAACTAATACGACAGATACGTTGTTGAACCGGATTAAAGGTTACTGGCAACAAAATGGGGCGATCGATTTAGTACCCCATATTATTACCCGTCTTGATTTTGACACGAGCGGGATTGTGTTAGCGGCTAAACACCAAGTAGCCCAAAGCTTACTTCAACCGCAGATTGAACAACATCAATTGCAAAAATTTTATCTAGCAGTTGTTGCGGGGACTGGACTACCTGAATTTGGGACGATTAAAGCACCGATTGGCCGTGTCGGGGTTGAACCACGTCGGCGGGTGATTGCTGACGGACAAAGTGCTTGGACTGATTATTGGCGTTTAGCACAAGATGAGCGCTTAACTGTCTTAAAAGTCCAGATTCACACCGGCCGAACACATCAAATTCGTGTTCACTTGAGTGATTTAGATCATCCGTTAGTTGGTGATCAACTTTATGAGGGGCCGCTTGGTTGGGGAATTGACCGCCAAGCATTACATGCGTACCAATTAACCTTTAATGATCCGTTCAGTCAACAGAAAAGACAGTTTACAGCGCCGATTCCAGCGGATATTCAAATGATTTTACCAACTAAAATTAATGACAAGCTGTAA
- a CDS encoding NADPH-dependent FMN reductase: MTKNVAVLIGSLRKDSFSKAIAKQLMPLFPEDMHLEVIEIGDLPLYNQDYDDLDQVPEAYTTFRNKMQQMDAVLFVTPEYNRSVPAVLKNALDVGSRPYGASVWDNKPAEIVSVSPGAISGFGANHHLRQSLVFLNMPTVQQPEAYIGNVMNLLDDNGQVANPDTIAFFQVIVDAFVTLINRYID; this comes from the coding sequence ATGACAAAAAATGTAGCAGTTTTAATTGGTAGTTTACGTAAGGATTCATTTAGTAAGGCAATTGCCAAACAATTGATGCCGTTATTCCCAGAAGACATGCATTTAGAGGTAATTGAAATTGGTGATCTCCCACTTTACAATCAAGACTATGATGATCTTGATCAAGTACCCGAAGCCTACACGACTTTCAGAAATAAAATGCAACAGATGGACGCCGTATTATTCGTCACACCTGAATATAACCGCTCCGTACCGGCCGTCTTAAAAAATGCTTTAGACGTTGGTTCACGTCCTTATGGTGCGAGTGTCTGGGATAACAAGCCTGCCGAAATCGTCAGCGTTTCACCAGGTGCCATTAGCGGTTTTGGCGCTAACCATCATTTACGCCAATCACTCGTTTTCCTAAACATGCCAACAGTTCAACAACCCGAGGCTTACATCGGTAATGTAATGAACCTATTAGACGACAATGGCCAAGTTGCTAACCCAGATACAATCGCCTTCTTCCAAGTGATTGTTGATGCATTTGTTACATTGATTAACCGTTATATTGACTAA
- a CDS encoding cytochrome b5 domain-containing protein: MTDKIFTKETLAQYNGQDGQPSYVAVEGIVYDLSAMGPWEGGKHFKGLRAGQDLTEAFANSHHTPKRLQNLPQMGRYEG, encoded by the coding sequence ATGACTGATAAAATTTTTACAAAAGAAACACTCGCACAATATAACGGTCAAGATGGCCAACCAAGTTACGTTGCTGTTGAAGGTATCGTCTATGACCTATCCGCAATGGGACCTTGGGAAGGTGGCAAACATTTTAAAGGCTTGAGAGCTGGACAAGACTTAACAGAAGCCTTCGCAAACTCACACCACACACCTAAACGACTTCAAAATCTCCCTCAAATGGGCCGCTATGAAGGTTAA
- a CDS encoding MerR family transcriptional regulator: protein MAEKQLRRNLAVLPIGTVMKLTGQTARQIRYYESQELVLPERTPGHQRLFSLNDVDRLLEIKDYLAEGATMGQIRQIYRKQAQKIKQRHLTDTKARQLLAEEMLSVGGLVGQRPSISQSSKLY, encoded by the coding sequence ATGGCTGAAAAGCAATTAAGACGAAATTTAGCGGTTTTACCGATTGGAACGGTGATGAAGTTAACCGGTCAAACGGCGCGTCAAATCCGTTATTATGAGAGTCAAGAACTTGTTTTGCCCGAACGTACGCCGGGGCACCAACGATTATTTTCGTTGAATGATGTTGATCGCCTATTAGAGATTAAGGATTATTTAGCAGAAGGAGCCACGATGGGTCAAATTCGCCAGATTTACCGCAAGCAAGCACAAAAAATAAAACAACGGCATCTGACCGATACCAAGGCCCGCCAATTGTTAGCCGAAGAAATGCTTTCGGTCGGTGGATTAGTAGGACAACGACCATCTATTTCACAATCATCTAAATTATATTAA
- a CDS encoding VanZ family protein, giving the protein MFKKKSDWFLVLALVMMAILFYSSSMTYHEQTSVPLLERVLKNEPLKQWLSQFSFHYAGSEQSVKASGYFKFVEFFVRKGAHFGTYFLLALFSYLGLRPRIEGTFLAGIFSWLAATGYAATDEFHQMLTGDRTPLFQDVMLDSVGALSGIVIMSVILYFTGRKKRR; this is encoded by the coding sequence ATGTTTAAGAAAAAGAGCGATTGGTTCTTAGTGTTGGCACTTGTCATGATGGCAATTTTGTTTTATAGCTCATCAATGACGTATCATGAACAAACATCCGTCCCACTTTTGGAACGCGTCTTGAAAAATGAACCACTTAAGCAGTGGTTGAGTCAATTCTCCTTCCATTATGCAGGCAGTGAACAAAGTGTTAAGGCAAGTGGTTATTTTAAGTTTGTCGAATTCTTTGTGCGCAAGGGTGCCCACTTCGGCACATATTTCTTATTAGCGTTATTTAGTTATTTAGGATTACGTCCCCGAATCGAAGGCACTTTCTTAGCGGGCATCTTCAGTTGGCTGGCCGCCACCGGGTATGCCGCCACTGATGAATTCCACCAAATGTTAACGGGTGATCGGACACCACTTTTTCAAGATGTCATGCTCGATAGTGTGGGCGCTTTATCAGGGATTGTCATTATGAGTGTTATTTTATACTTTACAGGTCGTAAAAAACGACGATAA
- the glnA gene encoding type I glutamate--ammonia ligase — MARKMLTAEAIKQLVDQENVKFLRLMFTDINGIIKNVEVPISQLDKVLSNKMMFDGSSIDGFVRIEESDMYLRPDLSTWLIFPWEAEHGKVARLICSVYTADGEPFLGDPRNNLKKMVREMQDKGFKDFNIGPEPEFFLFKLDEIGKPTLKLNDQGGYFDFAPVDLGENCRRDIVLELEKMGFEVEASHHEVAPGQHEIDFKYADAVDAADNIQTFKLVVKTIARKHGLHATFMPKPLHGVNGSGMHINMSLFNQDGTNAFFDENGKEQLSETAYHFLAGLLRHARAITAINNPTVNSYKRLVPGFEAPVYVAWSGHNRSPLIRVPQSRGLSTRLELRSVDPSANPYLAISSILAAGLSGLEQGLSPEAGVDRNIYSMDETERKENHITDLPSTLHNALKELAKDDIIKDSMGTYLYQSFMDSKSLEWAAYRQQVSEWEREQYLELY; from the coding sequence ATGGCACGAAAAATGTTGACAGCAGAAGCAATCAAGCAATTAGTGGATCAAGAAAACGTTAAGTTCTTAAGATTAATGTTTACGGATATTAATGGGATTATCAAGAATGTGGAAGTCCCAATCAGTCAATTAGACAAAGTTTTAAGTAACAAAATGATGTTTGATGGTTCTTCAATCGACGGTTTTGTCCGGATTGAAGAAAGTGATATGTATTTGCGTCCTGATTTAAGTACTTGGTTGATTTTCCCATGGGAAGCTGAACATGGCAAAGTAGCTCGTTTAATCTGTTCCGTTTACACTGCTGATGGGGAACCATTCTTAGGTGATCCTCGCAATAACTTGAAAAAAATGGTTCGCGAAATGCAAGATAAAGGCTTCAAAGATTTTAACATCGGGCCTGAACCAGAATTCTTCCTCTTTAAATTAGATGAAATTGGCAAACCAACCTTAAAATTAAACGATCAAGGTGGCTATTTCGATTTTGCCCCTGTTGATTTGGGAGAAAATTGTCGTCGGGATATCGTATTGGAACTTGAAAAGATGGGCTTTGAAGTTGAAGCCAGTCATCATGAAGTTGCACCTGGCCAACATGAAATTGATTTCAAGTATGCCGATGCAGTCGATGCAGCCGATAATATTCAAACCTTCAAATTAGTCGTTAAAACAATTGCCCGTAAACATGGGCTTCACGCAACCTTTATGCCAAAACCATTACACGGTGTCAATGGCTCAGGGATGCACATCAACATGTCATTATTCAACCAAGATGGGACAAACGCCTTCTTCGATGAAAATGGCAAAGAACAATTATCAGAAACAGCCTATCACTTCTTAGCAGGCTTATTACGCCATGCTCGTGCGATTACGGCTATCAACAACCCAACTGTTAATTCATACAAACGCTTGGTACCTGGCTTTGAAGCACCCGTTTATGTGGCTTGGTCAGGCCATAACCGTTCACCATTAATCCGAGTACCACAATCACGTGGTTTATCAACGCGTCTTGAATTGCGGAGTGTTGACCCCAGTGCAAACCCATATCTTGCGATCAGTTCAATCTTAGCAGCTGGTTTATCAGGATTAGAACAAGGCCTTTCACCAGAAGCAGGTGTTGATCGTAACATTTACAGCATGGATGAAACAGAACGGAAGGAAAATCATATTACTGATTTACCATCAACCTTGCACAATGCGCTTAAAGAACTAGCTAAAGATGATATTATTAAAGATTCAATGGGCACTTATCTCTATCAAAGTTTCATGGATTCTAAGTCATTGGAATGGGCAGCCTATCGTCAACAAGTTTCTGAATGGGAACGCGAGCAATATTTGGAACTCTATTAG
- a CDS encoding YeiH family protein, translating to MQSLIKKLPGFIVSLVIAIGSYYIAQLWLPMLGGATIALFVGIILGNTWLKQPGLAAGTKFSEKRLLEYSVMLLGATITFQSIQKIGWQGVVLTVLQMSLTIGFAIWLGRRLRFSEGTYLLMAGGNAVCGSSAIGAIAPVIDADNEDTGIAITMVNLMGTILMLALPVLGTLLWGHDNLARGILIGGTVQSVGQVVASATMINQGTVVTATLFKILRIICLVFVVTGFGYLHQKKQSQATDTKLSQQLLAKKSSLVPWYVLGFLIFCVINSLHLFPGQFGTICHFLSTWCEMTALAAIGLRLNLKTLFNQGKQLLFYAGGLVVFQVAAAILLITILF from the coding sequence ATGCAATCATTGATTAAGAAATTACCTGGCTTTATTGTATCATTGGTCATCGCGATTGGAAGCTACTATATTGCACAATTATGGTTACCAATGTTAGGTGGTGCAACCATCGCGTTATTTGTTGGCATTATTTTAGGCAATACCTGGTTAAAACAACCGGGCTTAGCCGCGGGCACGAAATTTTCTGAAAAAAGACTCTTGGAATATTCGGTGATGTTATTAGGCGCGACAATCACATTCCAAAGTATTCAAAAAATTGGCTGGCAAGGGGTTGTTCTAACGGTCTTGCAGATGAGCTTAACAATTGGCTTTGCCATCTGGTTGGGCCGGCGCTTGCGCTTTAGCGAAGGCACGTACTTATTGATGGCCGGTGGGAATGCGGTCTGCGGTTCTTCAGCAATCGGGGCGATTGCGCCCGTGATTGATGCGGATAATGAAGATACTGGGATTGCCATCACAATGGTCAATCTTATGGGGACAATCTTGATGTTGGCACTGCCAGTTTTAGGGACACTGTTATGGGGCCATGATAATCTTGCTCGAGGGATTTTAATTGGTGGCACGGTGCAATCTGTGGGTCAAGTGGTCGCCAGTGCCACCATGATTAATCAAGGCACTGTCGTCACAGCAACCTTATTTAAAATCTTGCGAATTATCTGTTTAGTCTTTGTAGTGACCGGTTTTGGTTATTTACATCAGAAGAAACAAAGCCAAGCAACCGATACGAAGTTAAGTCAACAACTATTGGCTAAAAAGAGTAGCTTAGTACCTTGGTACGTTTTAGGCTTTTTAATCTTTTGTGTGATCAACAGCCTACATCTTTTCCCAGGTCAATTCGGAACAATCTGCCATTTCTTGAGTACGTGGTGTGAAATGACCGCCTTAGCCGCAATCGGCTTACGGTTAAACTTAAAAACACTATTTAATCAAGGCAAACAATTGTTATTTTATGCCGGCGGGTTAGTCGTTTTCCAAGTTGCTGCTGCTATTTTATTAATTACGATCTTATTCTAA
- a CDS encoding DNA-3-methyladenine glycosylase I gives MVDETAKNDFKIATDGIQAYHRYFGTPTDDDQIWFELLTVGVFQVGLSWKVAASKIPILRQQMAGMVIDRVAQFDEIDVERLQEAPDMIRNTRKIRATIQNARAIQKVQDEFGSFSAYLWAFVDNQPQLLDSQMAGVSDKSAPISARLAKDLKKRGFKFVGPVVTHLFMLAGGLIQLIDEE, from the coding sequence ATGGTAGATGAGACAGCGAAAAATGATTTTAAAATAGCGACAGATGGTATTCAAGCCTATCATCGCTATTTTGGAACGCCAACTGATGATGATCAAATTTGGTTTGAACTCTTAACGGTTGGTGTTTTCCAGGTGGGTTTAAGTTGGAAAGTAGCCGCTAGTAAAATTCCAATTTTACGGCAACAAATGGCGGGGATGGTGATTGATCGGGTTGCACAATTTGATGAAATTGATGTTGAGCGACTTCAAGAAGCACCAGATATGATTCGCAATACAAGAAAGATTCGCGCCACTATTCAGAATGCGCGGGCGATTCAAAAAGTGCAGGATGAGTTCGGTAGTTTCTCAGCGTACTTGTGGGCGTTTGTTGACAATCAACCTCAATTACTTGATTCACAAATGGCTGGGGTCTCCGATAAATCAGCGCCAATTAGTGCCCGACTTGCCAAAGACTTAAAGAAACGGGGCTTTAAATTTGTGGGACCCGTCGTTACGCATTTATTTATGCTTGCGGGCGGTTTAATCCAGCTGATTGATGAAGAATAG
- a CDS encoding helix-turn-helix domain-containing protein yields the protein MLIGQRLKQFRLGAGYSQQTLADKLNVSRQVISKWETDKSVPDLNLLVGLAQLYNVSLNELLDVETVTKSGSLLTRLRQHWHLSETEETVPLSALGQLIQKPERYYVDLRQQFSETLTDVAVIRDGQTMPTHWRQTRTPYLITLAPHQISLKQTDYLKVMPTKMVKQLATTVIRAVHYAVFQTAGPAAGIGGLPGIGHAYRAIVTIDTKQSLVPYYVTNQDFYQLAKVLKAYAQEEHIQFDDSMGLLPFFMAHDTTACYDYLETHYSELAKKVGFPTESAGQAVYRW from the coding sequence ATGTTAATTGGTCAGCGCTTAAAACAATTTCGATTAGGTGCGGGGTATTCACAACAGACGCTTGCGGATAAACTTAATGTTTCACGCCAAGTTATTTCTAAGTGGGAAACCGACAAAAGTGTACCGGATTTGAACTTATTAGTCGGACTTGCACAACTTTATAACGTGAGCTTGAACGAACTGTTAGACGTTGAAACAGTTACCAAATCAGGTTCGCTGTTAACGCGATTACGACAGCATTGGCATTTATCTGAAACGGAAGAAACAGTGCCGTTATCCGCTTTGGGACAGCTTATCCAAAAACCAGAGCGGTACTATGTTGACTTAAGGCAACAGTTTAGTGAAACGTTGACAGATGTCGCTGTTATCAGGGACGGGCAAACGATGCCGACACATTGGCGGCAAACACGGACGCCTTATTTAATAACGTTAGCACCACATCAAATCAGTTTGAAACAGACAGATTATTTAAAAGTGATGCCCACGAAGATGGTTAAGCAATTGGCGACAACAGTAATTCGAGCTGTCCATTATGCAGTCTTCCAAACTGCTGGACCAGCAGCGGGGATTGGGGGACTACCAGGTATCGGTCACGCTTATCGCGCCATTGTCACTATTGATACAAAACAATCCTTAGTGCCATATTATGTAACCAATCAGGACTTTTATCAGTTGGCAAAAGTCTTGAAGGCCTATGCGCAAGAGGAACACATTCAATTTGATGATTCGATGGGGTTACTACCGTTTTTCATGGCCCATGACACGACAGCGTGTTACGATTATTTAGAAACGCATTACAGCGAATTAGCGAAGAAAGTGGGCTTTCCAACAGAAAGTGCAGGACAGGCGGTTTATCGATGGTAG
- a CDS encoding MATE family efflux transporter, with amino-acid sequence MTNSPQIKKELTGYIIRDVFSSLGLSIYILADTYFIAYAVGPIGLAALNIDLPLFNLFNGLGLMLGIGGATIFSINKVNHPEKSQAIFTEVLSFGILLGLIIMSLGLIFIHPLLHLLGANHETLGPSLAYLRVILIGSPLFILNNLVLSFVRNDSNPHLTMIATLSQSLFVIIFDYLLMFPLHMGMMGAALATICSPLVSLLILTQHRHHPERLLTLKKLTLNFKPTFKAVQLGFPSFLTEMSTGVSIFVFNIVILHLADNYAVAAYGIIANILLVGLSLFNGVAVGVQPIVSREFGKRNWHNVKTSLRIGLLSALGIATGLYLVLLGFKEPIIAIFNHDHNQLLVHYAAAGIPLIFISFFFSSMNIVNNLFMTAIAQPRLSFFVAIMRGYVLLIGSVLLLSALFGLTGVWLSVPLTELVVLIGGFFITHSLLNTLGE; translated from the coding sequence TTGACAAACTCACCACAGATTAAAAAAGAACTGACTGGTTACATCATTCGTGATGTTTTCAGTTCACTCGGCCTTTCCATCTATATTTTGGCCGATACCTACTTCATCGCTTACGCGGTTGGCCCAATTGGCTTGGCCGCGCTCAATATTGATTTACCACTTTTTAACCTTTTTAACGGCTTAGGATTGATGCTCGGTATTGGTGGCGCAACAATTTTCTCGATTAATAAGGTTAACCATCCCGAAAAGAGTCAGGCGATTTTCACTGAAGTCCTCTCCTTCGGAATTTTATTGGGGCTAATCATCATGAGCCTCGGTTTGATTTTTATTCATCCGCTCCTCCATCTACTGGGTGCTAATCATGAAACGCTCGGGCCTAGCTTGGCTTACCTACGCGTTATTTTAATTGGGAGCCCACTCTTTATTCTCAATAATTTGGTTCTCAGTTTCGTGCGAAACGATAGCAATCCACATCTAACCATGATTGCGACCCTTTCTCAAAGTTTATTCGTGATTATTTTTGATTACTTATTGATGTTCCCACTACACATGGGCATGATGGGGGCGGCCCTCGCGACGATTTGTTCACCGCTCGTCAGCCTTTTGATTTTAACGCAACATCGTCATCACCCGGAACGCTTACTCACCCTCAAAAAACTCACGTTAAACTTCAAACCAACGTTTAAAGCTGTCCAATTGGGTTTTCCTTCTTTCTTAACCGAAATGAGTACCGGCGTTAGCATTTTCGTCTTCAACATCGTTATTTTGCATTTAGCCGATAACTACGCCGTCGCAGCTTACGGCATTATTGCTAATATCTTACTTGTCGGTTTATCGTTATTTAACGGTGTTGCCGTTGGAGTCCAACCAATCGTCAGCCGTGAATTTGGTAAACGAAACTGGCATAACGTTAAAACTAGTTTAAGAATCGGTTTGTTATCAGCACTCGGGATCGCAACTGGCCTGTATCTAGTCCTGCTTGGATTTAAAGAACCGATCATCGCCATTTTCAATCATGATCACAATCAATTACTCGTTCATTACGCGGCCGCCGGTATTCCGTTGATTTTCATCAGCTTTTTCTTCTCAAGTATGAATATCGTCAACAACCTATTTATGACGGCCATTGCCCAACCGCGACTATCATTTTTCGTCGCGATTATGCGCGGGTATGTCCTCTTGATTGGGAGCGTCTTATTATTATCAGCCTTGTTTGGCCTAACGGGTGTCTGGCTCAGTGTGCCGCTCACCGAATTAGTGGTCTTAATCGGCGGCTTCTTCATCACTCACAGTTTATTGAACACGCTTGGTGAATAA